The Gossypium hirsutum isolate 1008001.06 chromosome D06, Gossypium_hirsutum_v2.1, whole genome shotgun sequence genome contains the following window.
AACAACACTCTTCCCCCAATATCCATTTCGAGAAAAAGATAATATGCAACTTCAAGCTGTCAATTATATCCTTTATGAAAATGGCAAATCGATTCGAAAAATTTTTGATACAATGGTTCAACTAGTGCGGACTTGTTTAGTGTTGAGTTGAGACCAAGACAACAAAAGTTCTTCTATCGAAGAGGTCTATACTTCCTTTGTTGAAGTAAGGACAAATAAGGGTGAGTATTtgatcgaattgaatcgaatcgaatcgaaaatttttgagttaaacgagttttcgaatctcattttatcattctaactttatttgaaaatttctcgaatcaagtcgaatcgaatcgaatatatttgttcgagttaaattttaaaaaataattttgggtccttgtaaacACTGTCAcccatcataataaaatttgtccaccttaatcaaattttttattaactttcatcacctcataatttatttattaattttttacataCTGGTTTGCttatttgcttgcttagttgttacAATTAttttcagattcttgtcactatgtattttggaattaaaaaatatattaaatgtaaaaatatgattttttaataaaagttattttaaaaataaaatgtgaaattgataccaatataaaaatttaacaccaatattttatggcataattaataattcaattttaatataaatattcaatatgactaaacaatttaataatataaataatataaaatatgaaatttaatttaataatataaatagtagatataaataaaattattactatttatgtttagtgattttttttggataattttgatttttttatttgagagtaaaagtttagggggaaaataaaaagttttggggaataaaagtttgagggaaaataaataggggaagtaaaattttggagggaaaatattttaaaaaaaattttggaggggggagggtttggggtagatgagaggtgggatggaaagggaataaaagttttgggggaaaagtgggaggaagtaaaaattttgggagaaaataaaaggttttaaatgtttttgagagtaaaattttgagaaaaagtaaatgggagagtaaaattttggtgggaaatggattttgggtagattgggggttgggaggggagtaaaagttttagggagaaagtgggaaggagtaaaagttttgagggaaaaataaaaatgtttgggagtttggggtaaaaatgtaaaatattatagtttgatattcgaattattcgaattcaaaaactcaactcgattcgaactcgaaatttgataaaaaaatttgagttgattcgaataactcaattaactcgaataactcgattcgtttaactcaaaatttgaatttttttcgatttttttgagtcGAATCAAGTTTTACCCACCTCTAATGACAAATGATCTAATTCGGTATTTTCTAAGAATCAACTTAgtgaaaattcattttttttaaatcataaaagaAGTGATCTGTCAAGTTCAAAACTGTAAGAATTGTCTGTTTGTGGTGTGTGTTTAACTGTAATTCGTTTTTTGTTAAAGATATgtgatttgtataaaaaaataagcactcaaaataaataaatcatcttTTATAATTCGGTTCACCCaagtcaatttaattaaaaatatataatataaaaaatagtttttatttaactacaaaataagggtaaattacacataAGTCTctaaactattagtaattttaactaaactttaaaatgttacaaaatggtcattgaattatttaaaaaattttgtttgaGTAATTAGGCTATAAAAATTGCCATGGTCTTATCCATAAAGGTGTTCAAACAATCGATTCGGTTGTTAACCGAATCAAATTAgtattaatcgaattaatcgaaCAATACAATCCTTTAATAGTTaatcgaaatttatatgtttttgttttttattaaaacaaatataaaacatataaaaaatacattgatAATGTTCATTTGTCTTTGAaagttaaccaaattaaccgaaaattTAAGCCTTAAAACACTACATAATTATTAAGTTTGATTAATTATACGATTTCGAATAGAATTAACTGATAACGAAATTCCAAAAAATCATTGACCGACCTTCGATCAAACTGAGTTCGAccaccgaccgattaaccgaattagatcggttcggtcggttaattcgattttaaccgaAATATAAACACACCTACTTCTCCATTCACACCACCAACACCAATTGAAAACTCTTATTTTCCTCTTATTTGAATAGTTTTCTTATCCAATTTCCAATATTGACCATAAGATCAACTTAAATCTAAATTATGTTTGTTTACTCATTAATAAGTACAATTTGTTGAATCGTCACTTGGAACTCGCCAGTTAggcttttaagaaaaaaaattttaacaacccaataacttaaatgaaaactttcaaataatttaatgattaatttgtgaaattatgaaattaagtaaccaaaatataaacttactaataattcaataccctttaatttaatttacttaaaaaattatatttttataaatataaaaatttaaatgtaaaaCTGGAAAGCAATTGGAATAGATGAAtactatcataaaaattttaatttaatttgatgtgaataatcaatttaaaaattaaaaattatgaagaaattaggtatttaattttttatgtaaccataagattaattatatatttttttctctcaaaacaAACAGAAAAGCAATTAAAAAATTAGGTGACGTCAGATCCCTCGTGCCGCCAAACCCTAAATCTtcccactttttttttcttcctacctaaccaaataaaatttaaaaagaaaaaaaaaacaaatttctatttttcttgctCTCTCTTCATCAATTTAGAACataatttattttccttcttttttttttccttttttcttttccattgcTTTGAATAAATTTGCTGTGATCTTAGAAAATCATGGCTTACGCATCTCGTATCATCAATCACTCTAAAAAGGTACCCAATTCACGATTCGTTACTTGTATGTATGGATAATGGATATGTATGGATGACTTTGAATCAGTCCTAGATTCAAATTCGTTTATAGATCATGGTCGAATTATagcttttaatttatgttttttttttagctttgttATTTGTTCTGAATTTCTGTTATTACAGTTAAGGAATGTTCCTAACTTATTGCGGCATGATCATGCGGTTTTGGTTCGTTGCTTTTCCAATGGAGCACAATCCTCTGTTTGTAAAAGTGAAGGTACATAATGCTATCAAGATGGTTTTCTTACTTGTTTCTCATGTATGTTGGGGTGGAAAACTTAAAAGAATTGAACAGATGAATATTGGGCATGTACCTGTATCTGATACTCACACTTGAGTCCGAGTAGCATAAATATCAAGTTTCTACAATCATTAAGCATGAGAGCTATTTTGTGTTTTATTCAGCCAAGTAGGCAATCAAAAGCCTCCCAGTTAGATGGTTTTATTGAAGGTTTTGTCATACCTTGTAAGGTTTGCTTATATTTCTTGCTAGGTTCACTCGTGCCGACCGGCTGGTTTACTAATTTTTACTTTGAACTTGTAATTGTATTTAGTGAGAGGTAATAGTTTGTCAGTTTTCTGAAAGCGTAATGGAGTGGATAAAATTTTGGTTATGCAGCTGCAGAAAGAGAGAGGGTATCCAAGTTTGTTGCATGTTACCATGTAAGTGCCTCCTCTTTTTATCATTGGTGGAGCAATAATTACTGTAGCATTTTTGTTgcatattttcctttttctttgctGCAGACTATGCTCTGCTTGTGTATTACATTCTTGATTGAATTCAAGACTTGGTTTGCCAATACTAACTGTTCCACATCTTGTTATGCAGGTATCATCTGGTTTACCTAGGAACAATTGTTCTAGGACAACAATGAGATTGGGAATTCCAACAGGTGGTGTGGCATACAGCAGAGAGCTCACATGGTATTCATTCCAGCATTTTTTGTGATCTTATTGGAAAGTTTTACTATTTCCTAGTAATGGCTTTAAAATCATTTCAAGCATCTAAACATTTTCCCTGTATCCATTATCAGTTCTCAGGTACAGTCAAGGAGAGGATTTGCATCAGATGCAGGTATAGATTATTGCTACAAATGTCATAGGTTGTACTGGTATCTTCTACTTTGTATTCTCTAAAGGAgcctattttttaaattgttaaaagttgtGCACTGACTAGTGATTACAACAAGAATGTGTGTTTAACTTATGAACCTACTAACCTCATGCCAAATGCTAATTTGTGACTTCATTGATGCGCtgtaatattatattattcttaattccttcTGTGGCTTGTTCAATACCCTTCTTTATGGGACAGCTCAGATGATAGGAATGTAGTTTATGGATAATAAATTTGTGTAATATGAAGCTTGTTTATCTGGTTTCTGAATAATAAGTAATGTGACTGCACTATATTTAAGAAGCAAGACATTATTACTATAGTTcattcttcttctctcttttacAAGGCATTGCTATAGAACCTTTCTTTATTACTATTTTTGTTGTTCTAGTTTTATCACTTAGGTTATGCTGGATTGATGTAGCATATTTAGATTTTTCAAGTTGTTTTCACCAGTATATAGGTTTGTTATATTTATGGCTGAGAACATGGCAGTTGAAATGATGTTtaaaaagtgttttaaattgaaCCCTGTGCATCGGTTCAAGGGTTTTACATTGTTTATTAACTGTTTCGTCATTTGTTGTTGCATGACATACTCAATATTGCTAATATTATAAAGTTTCAGGCTTCCCTCCTCACCAAGAGATCGGAATGCCTTCACTCTCTCCCACAATGACAGAGGTGTGAACTGTTCTAGATCTTTGCAAAATATCATAAAACATTCTATggttttcttttaagttttccaTTTATGCAGGGAAATATTGCTAGATGGTTGAAGAAAGAGGGTGATAAAGTGAATCCTGGTGAAGTGCTGTGCGAAGTTGAAACTGTAAGGTTTTCTCCTGTCCagataaaatttcttcatttaCTTTGCTCATATCAGAAACCAGTATTCTATTTTACAACTTTGTTTATTGTTCGAAGGATAAAGCAACTGTTGAGATGGAATGCATGGAAGAAGGTTACCTTGCCAAGATTATAAAGGGAGATGGGTCAAAAGAAATCAAAGTTGGTGAGGTAATGATTTTGTGACACTCATGTGCACATATTTATCTTTCTTTGGTCCTCCCTTTTGTGGATAGGGGAGTTTGTATGACTAGTAAATAAAGAAGCAGCATCTTGGCTTTGCATTAGATCTTCTCTCTGTTGCTCTTTTGCTACCAGAATCAAATACAATTTATGTCAATATTTGTGcagttaatattatttatttgttctTGTGTAGATAATTGCCATCACCGTTGAAGAGGAGGAGGATATTGCAAAGTTCAAGGACTATAGTCCTTCAACATCAGATTCTGGTGCTCCTGCAGCAAAGGAGCCCGCAGCTCCTCCGCCTAAGCAGGAGCCTGTTCAACAACCAGTTAGTTCACCAGAGGCTAAGTCCAAGCCCAGTTCACCTCCTTCGGAAGATCGTCTTTTTGCAAGTCCTCTTGCAAGAAAAATGGCTGAAGATCACAAGGTTAGTTATATTATATATGAGTGCTGTAACTGGAATTTTCTTGTTGAGAGAAAAGTCGCTACTATAAGGATAGATTATAGAATCATTTATATCAATCTCTTTTAACATTTCTCCATTCCTTTGGATGAAAATATAGGTACCTCTCTCTAGTATCAAAGGAACAGGTCCTGATGGGCGCATTGTGAAGGCTGATATTGAAGATTACTTAGGTATCATATTTAAATTTCTGCAGCATTGGTCCCTGATAAGTAATGCTATATAGTAAAGAATGGCTCTTCCCCCCTCCAACAAATCCTTTTGCCTTTTCAGTATCTTCAATAGTATTGGTTTCCGTATTATTGTCACTTGTGATTACTGGGGCGTTTTCACTTTATTGTAGCTTCACGTGGGAAGGATGTTTCAGCACCAACACCTAAGACAAAGGATGGAAAACTTGAAGCTCTAGATTATGTAGATATCCCTCATTCTCAGATACGAAAGGTTAGTTAAAAATtgtcattatttttataattttaatgaaagTCCAAAGTTGTTAAGCATTTATGGTACATGGGCTTTATTCTATGCATCTACTTCTTAGTAGATGGTCCCTTTATAGAATTTAtgcatttgattttgtttttgtgATAATCTGCATTAAATTTGAAAGGTAACCGTGCTACACGGCGGGATTTAGAagatgtaattaatttttttctcaattactGTTCTGTTATGATAgtatttatttgatttatgtGACGCGTTTGATAAATGTCTATTTTCAGAACTTCAATTAGTAAGGAAAAGAAATAGGTTTAccaataacattttttttaactcaGCAATGTTTGAGGCACAATTttcctatttttaatttttaaaatacaaattagTTGAGTTTTTGCTTTAACAAGAAGTATATGACTTTCCaataagtttgttattattattttttttgtaagcTTTAGTAGagtgttgtaaatttttttttttttttaatttgaagaaTGGTtcgaatttttttctaaatacaATCCTCCCAGCCTAACCCCCAAGTACACCAAGGTCGGATAGGCGTCATCTACTTACAGATtggtttttcaaattttttgaaatCTCACAATACCCTTAGTAATTCTCAAAATaccttttcttgttctttttgaAGATCATCTCTGTGCGAATAGTTTGACATTTGTAGGTTACTTTAATGGTATACATTAGAAAAATCAACATGTAGTGTTAAATTTTCGAA
Protein-coding sequences here:
- the LOC107960303 gene encoding dihydrolipoyllysine-residue acetyltransferase component 2 of pyruvate dehydrogenase complex, mitochondrial isoform X2, whose protein sequence is MAYASRIINHSKKLRNVPNLLRHDHAVLVRCFSNGAQSSVCKSEAAERERVSKFVACYHVSSGLPRNNCSRTTMRLGIPTGGVAYSRELTCSQVQSRRGFASDAGFPPHQEIGMPSLSPTMTEGNIARWLKKEGDKVNPGEVLCEVETDKATVEMECMEEGYLAKIIKGDGSKEIKVGEIIAITVEEEEDIAKFKDYSPSTSDSGAPAAKEPAAPPPKQEPVQQPVSSPEAKSKPSSPPSEDRLFASPLARKMAEDHKVPLSSIKGTGPDGRIVKADIEDYLASRGKDVSAPTPKTKDGKLEALDYVDIPHSQIRKVTASRLLISKQTIPHYYLTVDTCVDKLLDLRSQLNSLLEASGGKRISVNDLVIKAAALALRKVPQCNSSWTDDYIRQYNNVNINVAVQTENGLYVPVIRNADKKGLSSISSEVKQLAQKAKENSLKPEDYEGGTFTVSNLGGPFGIKQFCAIINPPQSGILAVGSAEKRVIPSSGPEQFQFASFMSVTLSCDHRVIDGAIGAEWLKAFKGYIENPESMLL
- the LOC107960303 gene encoding dihydrolipoyllysine-residue acetyltransferase component 2 of pyruvate dehydrogenase complex, mitochondrial isoform X1 — translated: MAYASRIINHSKKLRNVPNLLRHDHAVLVRCFSNGAQSSVCKSEAAERERVSKFVACYHVSSGLPRNNCSRTTMRLGIPTGGVAYSRELTCSQVQSRRGFASDAVSGFPPHQEIGMPSLSPTMTEGNIARWLKKEGDKVNPGEVLCEVETDKATVEMECMEEGYLAKIIKGDGSKEIKVGEIIAITVEEEEDIAKFKDYSPSTSDSGAPAAKEPAAPPPKQEPVQQPVSSPEAKSKPSSPPSEDRLFASPLARKMAEDHKVPLSSIKGTGPDGRIVKADIEDYLASRGKDVSAPTPKTKDGKLEALDYVDIPHSQIRKVTASRLLISKQTIPHYYLTVDTCVDKLLDLRSQLNSLLEASGGKRISVNDLVIKAAALALRKVPQCNSSWTDDYIRQYNNVNINVAVQTENGLYVPVIRNADKKGLSSISSEVKQLAQKAKENSLKPEDYEGGTFTVSNLGGPFGIKQFCAIINPPQSGILAVGSAEKRVIPSSGPEQFQFASFMSVTLSCDHRVIDGAIGAEWLKAFKGYIENPESMLL